One region of Anoplopoma fimbria isolate UVic2021 breed Golden Eagle Sablefish chromosome 10, Afim_UVic_2022, whole genome shotgun sequence genomic DNA includes:
- the LOC129097637 gene encoding homeobox protein NOBOX-like — translation MSEKEVRATEGEEEEQVKPDSRLRAEEAQEVQMEDNETENIKETMPDKPEEKEKTSLEDRDEKKKSRKRRAVTCLIPSTWVVGAGLYCPPVPLPLLYSSQPPVPIQPAPPQRHGTKRPHSPLLPHSLHQQGPQPLEMEITQVYSTRRSIRYSSRGRGRALSFPLPPGLETVDNCLLPPAPKKKTRTLYSTDQLEHLEALFQEDHYPDAEKRKVIAASVGVTPQRIMVWFQNRRAKWRKVERSITARVEHRQSRAGCSSSSPLHHQINPTLPTLAPNSKGVPCFSSHFANKLPQVAPAAPSFSNLSHQTPPSYSNLLASLNSPGQSRVRDVGQHQLSSQGGLAEYHPRPMHSPPPLRRASLPLFTTTYNQANPTPPPPLLNTLAHTPPLFLDALEGGSALAHRDSQSLQTDTSSLFDFGEKLDYLTSGQQNNPLSYQLQTSYSSGQPQHQPQASLPRMAYLTPSPYLTPNPPDSNSTSYLTFGPGGNSTGMVTYSTGGHTYFQSQSTGQILLQSAGHHGGITAYQSYPWGNMYSQPAIHQRTQCPPTYPGLEGTRDHHPTSSTTLPPPSFFTRGDHGSSHVNSQCSSHTHTHTSTSSNSAVLPPVSTLRPSRLRAEITPTKAASLLSSQVSPASPDSSPLPPCVKIEYDSPREIHSHFHCEFSPIHF, via the exons ATGTCAGAAAAGGAAGTGAGGGcgacagagggagaagaggaggagcaggtgaaGCCAGACAGTAGGCTGAGAGCGGAGGAGGCGCAGGAGGTGCAGATGGAAGACAACGAGACTGAGAACATTAAGGAAACAATGCCTGATAAgccagaggaaaaagaaaaaacaagtctaGAGGACAGAGACGAGAAGAAAAAGAGTAGGAAGAGGCGAG CTGTGACCTGTCTGATCCCGTCTACCTGGGTTGTGGGGGCGGGGCTGTATTGCCCTCCGGTCCCTCTCCCCCTGCTTTACTCCTCACAACCTCCTGTCCCGATCCAACCTGCACCTCCTCAGCGTCACGGGACAAAAAGGCCACACAGCCCTCTTCTCCCTCACAGTCTCCACCAGCAGGGCCCTCAGCCGCTCGAG ATGGAGATAACCCAGGTCTACTCCACCCGACGCTCCATCCGCTACAGCAGCAGGGGTCGAGGCCGCGCTCTGAGCTTCCCTCTGCCGCCGGGATTAGAAACTGTGGACAACTGCCTGCTTCCCCCTGCACCGAAGAAGAAAACTCGAACGCTCTACAGTACTG ATCAGTTAGAGCATTTAGAGGCCCTGTTCCAGGAGGACCACTATCCGGACGCAGAGAAGAGGAAAGTCATCGCTGCTTCAGTTGGTGTCACACCTCAAAGGATTATG GTCTGGTTTCAGAACCGCCGGGCTAAGTGGAGGAAGGTGGAGCGCTCGATCACAGCAAGGGTtgaacacagacagagcagagctggatgcagcagcagcagccccctACATCACCAGATCAATCCCACCCTGCCCACACTGGCACCCAACAG tAAGGGCGTTCCTTGTTTTTCCAGTCACTTTGCCAATAAGCTGCCCCAGGTCGCCCCTGCAGCACCTTCTTTCTCTAACCTGTCCCACCAGACTCCGCCCTCCTACAGCAACCTTCTGGCCAGCCTCAACAGCCCAG GTCAATCCAGAGTGAGAGATGTGGGCCAGCACCAGCTTTCATCTCAGGGGGGGTTGGCAGAGTACCACCCCCGTCCCATGCACAGCCCTCCCCCCTTGCGTCGAGCCAGTCTCCCACTTTTCACAACGACTTACAACCAGGCCAACCCAACTCCACCTCCGCCTCTCCTTAACACCCTGGCTCACACCCCACCTCTGTTCCTGGATGCCCTGGAGGGAGGCTCCGCCTTGGCACACCGAGACAGCCAGTCTCTGCAGACTGACACCAG TTCTCTCTTTGACTTTGGGGAGAAGCTGGACTACCTGACCTCAGGCCAGCAGAACAACCCTCTCTCCTACCAGCTGCAGACCTCCTACTCTTCCGGCCAGCCCCAACATCAACCTCAAGCATCTCTGCCCCGCATGGCCTacctcaccccctccccctaCCTCACCCCTAACCCTCCAGATTCCAATTCTACCTCGTACCTGACCTTTGGCCCTGGAGGAAACTCCACTGGGATGGTGACCTATTCCACCGGAGGCCACACTTACTTCCAATCCCAGAGCACTGGACAAATCCTGCTGCAGTCGGCTGGTCATCACG GAGGGATCACAGCGTACCAGTCGTACCCGTGGGGTAACATGTACAGTCAACCGGCCATCCACCAGCGTACCCAGTGCCCTCCAACTTACCCCGGCTTGGAAGGTACCAGAGATCACCATCCgacctcctccaccaccctgCCTCCACCTTCATTCTTCACCCGGGGGGACCACGGCTCCTCACACGTAAACTCCCAGTGCTCGtcacacacccatacacacacctccaccagcagcaacagcgccgtcctccctcctgtctccacCCTGCGGCCCTCGAGGCTCAGAGCGGAGATTACTCCGACCAAGGCTGCATCCCTGCTGTCCTCTCAGGTCAGCCCTGCCTCTCCAGACAGCTCTCCGCTACCCCCTTGTGTCAAAATTGAGTATGACAGCCCTCGAGAGATTCACAGCCACTTCCACTGCGAATTCTCCCCCATACATTTTTGA